The DNA region TATACCAATATTTTGCAATCCCGAAGGCCGAATATCCCACAAAATATCAAACCGCATCAGCCAGCGTTTCAGCCCTTCGAGCCTTCGAGACCTCTTTGGTTGCTTACGGTCTGCAACGCCTGGTCATTATATGACCTGAAAGCGGAAACGGACTGCTAATATACGTAAAACGAATCACTTACTGGGGTTACGGCCCCACGTTAAATACGGGCACCTAGCAACTAATTAGGCCAATTTATCTAGCAATTTCAGGTGCGTCTGTATTTCCTTTATGACCGTCTTGCGCTGCTGCTTAAGCGTCAGCTTTTTTTCACCTGGCACGTTGGAAAGATCGATGCCATCGAGCTCGATCAAAAGCTTTAAAAGCATCTCATTATAGTAATTCCGCTGGTATATCTGATCCTTGTCGCCGGCATTGTAGTTCTCCAGCAGTTTCAGCACACCTTGCTCGTACTCGTCGAGGAATCTTAGACGTACATTATGAATTCTTCTCTCCGGAGTCATCGGGATGGGTTTGTCatgctctttcttcgcaGAAGCCCTGGCGGGTTTCTTCCTACGTTgatgatctttcttcgtAGCCTTCCGACTTGTAAGCCTGAGATTTCTCCATAGAATGGCCGTTACGATGATCGCAGCTGCACCCGTCAAATAGACAGAGCTTGACATTGCAGAGCCCTCTGGGACGTATTGGTCGACCAGGGGTTTCAAGTTCCCTTTGTAAAAGCCAATTACGCGATCCATAGTGTCGATTGACCTCAATAGTgtcttctttgaaggttcATATTCGGCTGCGGTACGACCTGCTCGCTTTTACTCGAGGTATTGGAATTTCAGCTTAAATAAAACAACAGGAAGAAACCAGCAAGAAAGGCAATGGTCGCATTGAAACTTGATTACAATGGTCACAGCCAGGGACGGCTAGCCATTGCTGATGGTGAGATTTCTGAGGCCGATTGACCAGCAATACAGGTCTTCCTTTTATCATAGGTCTATTCGTACCGTATGACGGTTCTAACAAGAGAACCCTACTGAGCTATTCAAGGGATAAACTGGATTGATCGCCGGTGTTCACAGAAGTGTTTGGACGCTCTCGTGTTTCAAGCTGCCCATCACTGTCAAGAAACTCACTGTTATCGGCTATGCAGCTATCCAGGGCGGTCCTCGAGAAGCTTAGCAGCTCGCTAATCGGCGACCAAGTGGCCAAAGTTGAGCTTTTAGCGAATTCCGAAGCTGGtcttttggaagagttGGCAGATTTTGGAGCTTCTCCTTCTACTCTAGATCTTAAATTGGATATATGGTTTACAGCGTTGCGGCTGGAGGCATACATTAGGGATGAGCTCGGAGATTTGTACATCGATAGGGTTAATCGAGTGTTCCAGGAGCGCAGCTTGCCATTCAATTTGGTCAGAAATAATCCTTCCACCAATTACAAGTACATGAGGTTGATTAACTTATGTGTGAAATTATGTGTGCCGTGTGTTTACCCACATGCATCTTTGCTGCGGGACGGACTCGCTCATTTAATTATTCGGAGAGCAGTCGAAGAAGCGGGAGAAGGCGGGAACGGATCCAGCGATGATTTAGCGACTATCGTGGAGTTGCTCACATTCTTTCTGCGCGAGAAGGAAACGCGAGGTTCCGATATTGAGCTGCTTGGCCCGCTTGAGGATATATTACGAGAAATTGTTGGCAAGTATGGTTATCAACTCCAGTTCAATTATGCGATCCGTGTAAAGATCTCTAAGACTCCTTCCTCGTCCGCGAAGTACGATCCTTTCGGTAATAAGGGTTTGGAACTCAACACCACTATTCCAAACGCTGTCAGCATAGAGAATCCACTGGAGCGCAGCCTGCTGTCACTCTCCTTGGCATTATATTCCAGCCTCTTCCAGACGCTGCGATCTAAACTAGATGACATACCGGCAGAGCTTTGGAAGGATATCCATTTCTGCACATTCGTCACTAGTCTCCTGAAAAGCGGCGATATCAGCTTGAGATGTGCCGCTTTGACGTTTCTGATTCAGCCCTATTTCATGGATGAGAAGGCCTGGAGCCAGAAGCAGAGATTGCATCAGGCCTTACCATACTTGGTCGACTGCCTCAACTTTCAACCGTTACCCTCGTGGTTTGACCCGTTTGATAGCTTAAATTCATTGATCGAATTGTATCATAGACACGAACCGTCGAGCAACCCAGTAATTATATTCCTCTCCAAGACGAATATGATGTATGGATTGTTGACACTTTTCGCCGACTGTCTATCCTTGAAGTACCAAAATAAGTACTCATTGCGGTCAACCACTAGGTTTATCAAATTGTGCGCATCATTCGCAGCCCACGACGAGCTCTACAGATCATTGTTGCTAGAACAGAAGTCTCTATTGAATCATTTGGAGTTCGGTTTAGAGCGACATTTGGAGttacttgaagaatttctgTCCCGCAAGCAGATCCTCTTTGATTCCCAAGACGAGAACTCACGAAACTTACCTCCTTTGTATGATAGCGAGCTAGCTATGGCCTGGCTGCTTCTCCTGAAGTCTTTTTCGAGAAGTGTTTCTGCACTAAGAACGTCATTGAAACGGAACAGTCTAGCTGAGCTTTTATTGAATCTGGTCAGGGTTTCATACAGGGTTCTGCAGGAATGCAAGGTTGCAGGTAAAGATTTTCTAACAGCTGAAATCGATATTATGAGTGTTACATTGGGCTGTATTTGCAATTTCGTTGTAGAGTTCTCCAACTTGCAATCTCTCATTTCAAATAATGGAATTGTGGCCCTGATTGGCGACATCCTGAGGGATCCTCTGTTTAATTCGAGGCTGGTGGACAACGGACAGGCCCCTATGCCTCTTCAGGCGAGTGCTGACAAAGTCAAAACTAACGCTCTATGGGTTTTGAGGCATCTGATGTATAATTGTCGTAACCCAGAGAAACTGGATCTCCTTTCGAAGATACCAATGTCCAAAATACTGGAGTTCATCAACGATCCGAGCTGGCCAGTACAGGAACAATGTTTCGAGCTTATAAGAAATTTAACCTGCAATTCAAGGAAAGTGGTCAACATACTGCTGGAGAATTTTAGGGACATAACATACGAGACTGATGCTGAAACATCTGCGAAAATTGCCCGGGGAACCACTTACCTGTTCCAGTTTCTGGCTAGGAAGATCATGCTTATCGACCCGACCGATAACATTCAGAAAAGAACTTTAATTGGTGTGCTCTATATCATCGTTAACTTGGTGGCAGTGAACGAGAATAAAAAAGAGCTAGTTATCCAGCAAGATGAGATTCTTGACATCCTACGTGATATACTCTCTGAATCCCAGCAAAACGTAGGAAGGTACGGTAACGATAGCAAGCTCAAACTGGCAAGCCTATGGGTCTTGAACAATTTACTCTGGAACTCCGCAATCTCCCATTACACTCATCACGCATTAGAAGGTTACACGCTGCCGCACAAAGGTGATGAAAGCCCCCACCAAATAACTGGCTCACCTTTCGCGAGCGAAACAGGCATAGATATTAGCACAGAAGCAGgcgacgatgaggacgacgaggataTGGATGATGACCTGGATGATGccgacgatgaagacgacgatgaagaggaggaatTCGTTCACGATTCAGTCAGTAACGCAAAAGCGAGAACAAGAGCCAACGAAGCAGCCGTTGAGAGATGTAAGAAGCTCCTCAAGATCGGCATTTACGACCTAGtgaagaaaaatgtttTTGACGAATCGCTCTCGGTTAGGGAAAAAGCTCGTACCTTGCAGTACCACATGGATTTGCTACTCAAAGATGCGTCATAGGAATACATGAATACCTGCCGATCGGTAGCAGGAAAGTCCAACAATGCAACGTCCTGCGGCTCGTGATATTATGGCCATATTGTTTAAATATCGGGTCACGTGATCGGAACCCACAGTTGTGGCAGGAGCAGTTCTTAGAGCAGTGATATCGAATGAGAGGACATAACTGAAAGAACTATAAAAGGACTCTTGGCTGTTCGACCTAGGGAGGATGATTCGGACCTAAAAGCAAGCAGAGAGGCTTTGATTCCGATAAGAATAACTCAGGATGTCGGTTTCGTTTTTAACCAACCCGTTCGACGAACCCAGAGATCCTAAAAAGCTGCCTGCTTATGGAAGT from Torulaspora globosa chromosome 3, complete sequence includes:
- the SNL1 gene encoding Snl1p (ancestral locus Anc_7.183), with protein sequence MDRVIGFYKGNLKPLVDQYVPEGSAMSSSVYLTGAAAIIVTAILWRNLRLTSRKATKKDHQRRKKPARASAKKEHDKPIPMTPERRIHNVRLRFLDEYEQGVLKLLENYNAGDKDQIYQRNYYNEMLLKLLIELDGIDLSNVPGEKKLTLKQQRKTVIKEIQTHLKLLDKLA
- the VID28 gene encoding glucose-induced degradation complex subunit VID28 (ancestral locus Anc_7.184); the protein is MQLSRAVLEKLSSSLIGDQVAKVELLANSEAGLLEELADFGASPSTLDLKLDIWFTALRLEAYIRDELGDLYIDRVNRVFQERSLPFNLVRNNPSTNYKYMRLINLCVKLCVPCVYPHASLLRDGLAHLIIRRAVEEAGEGGNGSSDDLATIVELLTFFLREKETRGSDIELLGPLEDILREIVGKYGYQLQFNYAIRVKISKTPSSSAKYDPFGNKGLELNTTIPNAVSIENPLERSLLSLSLALYSSLFQTLRSKLDDIPAELWKDIHFCTFVTSLLKSGDISLRCAALTFLIQPYFMDEKAWSQKQRLHQALPYLVDCLNFQPLPSWFDPFDSLNSLIELYHRHEPSSNPVIIFLSKTNMMYGLLTLFADCLSLKYQNKYSLRSTTRFIKLCASFAAHDELYRSLLLEQKSLLNHLEFGLERHLELLEEFLSRKQILFDSQDENSRNLPPLYDSELAMAWLLLLKSFSRSVSALRTSLKRNSLAELLLNLVRVSYRVLQECKVAGKDFLTAEIDIMSVTLGCICNFVVEFSNLQSLISNNGIVALIGDILRDPLFNSRLVDNGQAPMPLQASADKVKTNALWVLRHLMYNCRNPEKLDLLSKIPMSKILEFINDPSWPVQEQCFELIRNLTCNSRKVVNILLENFRDITYETDAETSAKIARGTTYLFQFLARKIMLIDPTDNIQKRTLIGVLYIIVNLVAVNENKKELVIQQDEILDILRDILSESQQNVGRYGNDSKLKLASLWVLNNLLWNSAISHYTHHALEGYTLPHKGDESPHQITGSPFASETGIDISTEAGDDEDDEDMDDDLDDADDEDDDEEEEFVHDSVSNAKARTRANEAAVERCKKLLKIGIYDLVKKNVFDESLSVREKARTLQYHMDLLLKDAS